A section of the Methanococcus voltae genome encodes:
- the sucD gene encoding succinate--CoA ligase subunit alpha: MILLNEDTRVIVQGITGNQGRFHTKNMLETNTNIVAGVTPGKKGQNVQGIPVFDSVLETVEEYDANASVIFIPAPFAKDAAFEAIDAGLDLITIITEHIPVQDAIDIVNYGKKCGVDIIGPNTPGLASPKVGKMGIIPMSVLKEGNIGMVSRSGTLTYEVANQLTQNGHGQSTCVGIGGDPIIGLRYIEILERFEKDDETDAIVMIGEIGGSAEEETAEKLINKMKKPVISYIAGQSAPEGKRMGHAGAIIEKGAGTAQSKMKALEEAGALVAKKISEIPTLINEVI; this comes from the coding sequence ATGATACTTTTAAACGAAGATACCAGGGTTATTGTTCAGGGAATTACGGGAAATCAAGGGAGATTCCATACTAAAAATATGTTGGAAACAAATACCAACATTGTTGCAGGGGTGACACCTGGTAAAAAAGGTCAAAACGTTCAAGGAATCCCGGTTTTTGATTCAGTTTTAGAAACTGTGGAAGAATACGATGCTAACGCTTCAGTAATATTTATACCAGCTCCTTTTGCAAAAGATGCAGCTTTTGAAGCTATTGACGCAGGTTTAGACTTAATTACAATCATTACAGAACACATACCAGTTCAAGATGCTATTGACATTGTAAATTACGGGAAAAAATGCGGTGTTGATATCATAGGACCTAATACGCCAGGTTTGGCATCCCCAAAAGTTGGGAAAATGGGTATCATTCCAATGAGTGTTTTAAAAGAGGGCAATATCGGAATGGTTTCACGAAGTGGAACTTTAACTTACGAAGTAGCAAATCAATTAACGCAAAATGGACACGGGCAATCAACTTGTGTGGGAATCGGTGGAGACCCAATAATTGGTTTGAGATACATAGAAATATTGGAAAGATTTGAAAAAGACGACGAAACAGACGCAATTGTTATGATAGGGGAAATTGGCGGTTCTGCTGAGGAAGAAACTGCTGAAAAATTAATTAATAAAATGAAAAAACCTGTAATTTCATATATTGCAGGACAATCTGCACCAGAAGGGAAAAGAATGGGACACGCTGGTGCCATAATTGAAAAAGGGGCAGGAACTGCACAAAGTAAAATGAAAGCACTCGAAGAAGCTGGTGCATTAGTTGCCAAAAAGATTTCAGAAATTCCTACTTTGATAAATGAAGTAATTTAA
- a CDS encoding 30S ribosomal protein S6e, with translation MAFKIVIADPKEGKTFQKEVESRALIGKKIGDEIDGSIVELEGFKLKITGGSDKCGFAMRHDVHGNAKQKILLRQGPAYHPKDDGIRRRKSVRGNTISLDVVQINMKVVEGPKALSEVFGADAE, from the coding sequence ATGGCATTTAAAATTGTTATTGCAGACCCTAAAGAAGGTAAAACATTCCAGAAAGAAGTTGAAAGCAGAGCATTAATCGGTAAAAAAATCGGCGACGAAATCGACGGTTCAATCGTTGAATTAGAAGGATTCAAATTAAAAATTACCGGCGGTAGTGATAAATGTGGTTTCGCAATGAGACACGACGTACACGGTAATGCAAAACAAAAAATCTTATTAAGACAAGGACCTGCTTACCACCCAAAAGATGACGGTATCAGAAGAAGAAAAAGCGTAAGAGGAAACACAATCTCATTAGACGTTGTTCAAATCAACATGAAAGTTGTTGAAGGTCCTAAAGCTTTATCAGAAGTATTCGGTGCAGATGCTGAATAA
- a CDS encoding EF-Tu/IF-2/RF-3 family GTPase — protein MKNVSIGLYGDFKDAGKEIGKKGTSTDITLYNYKKDDDSVVYIEPTRYPERIHPLIYTINMTDYALVFIDELKPEIAETLLALDMCGVKRGFIVAGEYIDIEQLKAILGATSMKDFEIIEKDYIVIREKMAALPEVEIEGEEIQKIPIDHFFSVKSVGTVILGKVDKGEVAVHDNLIMYPTTKKAMVKSMQVHDKDVKGAPKGSRVGLALKGVSVDDLDRGMILSKDELNVSDELKVSMKWNPYMNKEINAGEGYQIVVGLQSVSCNVEEKNGDDLKLKLLKPIVYEKGDNLILLDGSAKVRIVGISKIE, from the coding sequence ATGAAAAACGTTTCAATTGGATTATACGGAGATTTCAAAGATGCAGGAAAAGAAATCGGAAAAAAAGGAACTTCAACAGACATTACACTTTATAATTACAAAAAAGATGACGATTCTGTAGTATATATTGAACCTACAAGATACCCTGAGAGAATTCACCCTTTAATTTATACAATAAATATGACTGATTACGCACTTGTATTTATCGACGAATTAAAGCCCGAAATTGCTGAAACTTTATTGGCACTCGATATGTGCGGGGTTAAGCGAGGTTTTATCGTAGCTGGCGAATATATCGATATTGAGCAGTTAAAGGCAATTTTAGGTGCTACATCAATGAAAGATTTCGAGATAATCGAAAAAGATTACATTGTTATTCGTGAAAAAATGGCAGCATTACCTGAAGTAGAAATCGAAGGCGAGGAAATTCAAAAAATACCTATTGACCATTTCTTTTCAGTAAAGAGCGTTGGTACTGTGATATTAGGTAAGGTGGACAAGGGGGAAGTAGCTGTTCACGATAATTTAATAATGTACCCTACAACAAAGAAGGCAATGGTTAAAAGTATGCAAGTTCACGATAAAGACGTTAAAGGAGCTCCTAAAGGTTCAAGAGTAGGGCTTGCATTAAAGGGCGTTTCTGTAGATGATTTAGACCGTGGTATGATTTTATCAAAGGATGAGTTAAACGTTTCAGACGAATTAAAGGTTTCAATGAAATGGAATCCATATATGAATAAGGAAATAAACGCAGGCGAAGGTTATCAAATTGTAGTGGGTTTACAATCTGTAAGTTGTAATGTGGAAGAGAAAAATGGCGACGATTTGAAATTAAAACTATTAAAACCAATAGTTTATGAAAAAGGCGATAATTTAATACTATTAGATGGTAGTGCAAAAGTTAGAATCGTAGGAATTTCAAAAATTGAATAA
- a CDS encoding aldo/keto reductase: MNYRTINKTKDDVSILGFGAMRFPLKNGRIDKLKTEEMLKYAIDNGVNFIDTAFPYHFGESEIFLGNFLSKNPEYKEKIKLSTKLPSWEVRKTEDMDNLLNKQLSKLKTDCIDYYFIHSLSGDTWNKLLDLGILEFLDRIKKSKKVKYVGFSFHDNLKEFKRIVDAYDWDMCMVQYNYLDSEIQAGTEGILYAGRKGMGIFIMEPLRGGNLANNVPKEITELFNDYKLKDKEFNKPSDWAFKWVWNNPNVICVLSGMNTLEQVKNNINLAKSIESPNFLNVDELEVISKVKEIFNKRMKIKCTSCNYCMPCPVGVDIPRCFEIYNSKYLFDSNASKMDADFKYTAQLGGVLTEPKNASKCIHCGKCLKECPQSLPIPDLLDKVAKEFEKPGFKYKVKIFKTIAKLQKFVEKIFK; this comes from the coding sequence TTGAATTATAGGACAATTAATAAAACAAAAGACGACGTATCAATTTTAGGTTTTGGAGCTATGCGTTTCCCCCTTAAAAATGGTAGGATAGATAAATTAAAAACCGAAGAAATGCTAAAATATGCCATAGATAACGGCGTTAATTTTATAGATACAGCTTTTCCATACCATTTTGGAGAAAGTGAAATATTTTTGGGAAATTTTTTATCAAAAAATCCAGAATACAAAGAAAAAATAAAATTATCTACTAAATTACCCTCCTGGGAAGTACGTAAAACAGAAGATATGGATAATTTATTAAATAAACAATTATCTAAGTTAAAAACCGATTGTATAGATTATTATTTTATACATAGCTTATCGGGAGATACTTGGAATAAACTTTTAGACTTGGGGATACTCGAGTTTTTAGACCGTATCAAAAAATCTAAAAAAGTTAAATATGTTGGATTTTCATTTCACGATAATTTAAAAGAATTTAAAAGAATAGTGGACGCATATGATTGGGATATGTGTATGGTACAATATAATTATTTAGATAGTGAAATACAGGCAGGAACTGAAGGAATATTATATGCCGGACGTAAAGGAATGGGCATATTTATAATGGAACCATTAAGAGGCGGAAATTTAGCAAATAACGTTCCTAAGGAAATAACGGAACTATTTAATGACTATAAACTCAAAGATAAAGAATTTAATAAACCTTCAGACTGGGCTTTTAAATGGGTATGGAATAATCCAAACGTTATATGTGTTTTATCCGGTATGAATACTTTAGAACAGGTTAAAAATAACATAAACTTAGCAAAAAGTATTGAAAGCCCTAATTTTTTAAACGTTGACGAATTAGAGGTTATTTCAAAAGTAAAAGAAATATTCAACAAGAGAATGAAAATAAAATGTACGAGCTGTAATTATTGTATGCCCTGTCCTGTAGGTGTTGATATACCAAGATGTTTTGAAATTTACAATTCAAAATACTTATTCGACAGCAACGCCTCCAAAATGGATGCAGATTTTAAATATACTGCACAATTAGGCGGTGTTCTTACCGAACCTAAAAACGCATCAAAATGTATTCATTGCGGAAAATGTTTAAAAGAATGCCCTCAATCATTACCAATACCCGATTTACTTGATAAAGTGGCAAAAGAATTCGAAAAACCAGGTTTTAAATACAAAGTTAAAATATTTAAAACGATTGCAAAATTACAAAAATTTGTCGAGAAGATTTTTAAATAA
- a CDS encoding carboxymuconolactone decarboxylase family protein, translating to MELLTDKDMDKIIKVVKKRYGRVPYIIEKMADNPKLLASKVNYDEAVVDDYKHIDAKTAELISIAVVSALGCEHCIDFHIDAGKKMGLTDEQIMTAVMIAGSLANSAVLSKATRSMQKINEFYDE from the coding sequence ATGGAGTTATTGACTGATAAAGATATGGATAAAATTATTAAAGTGGTTAAAAAGAGATATGGTAGAGTACCATATATTATTGAAAAAATGGCAGATAATCCAAAGCTTTTAGCTTCTAAAGTTAACTATGATGAGGCTGTGGTAGATGATTACAAACATATTGATGCAAAAACTGCCGAATTAATTTCGATAGCTGTAGTATCAGCTTTAGGTTGTGAGCACTGCATAGATTTTCATATTGATGCAGGTAAAAAAATGGGTTTAACCGATGAACAAATTATGACCGCAGTAATGATTGCAGGCTCTCTTGCAAATTCGGCAGTATTATCAAAGGCTACTCGCTCAATGCAGAAGATAAATGAATTTTACGACGAATAA
- a CDS encoding AzlD domain-containing protein, which produces MTGTFDEYTLLIIILFMGIVTYIPRVLPIVLLKNVKLSPFWNSFFQYMPYCALSALIFPNILYSTNSMASATFGGLIAIILAYKRVNVIIVIFGAIFGVYIFQNFLTPMLNI; this is translated from the coding sequence ATGACTGGTACATTTGATGAATATACATTGTTAATAATCATATTATTTATGGGCATAGTAACGTATATACCAAGAGTTTTGCCTATTGTATTGTTAAAAAATGTTAAATTAAGCCCATTTTGGAATTCATTTTTTCAATATATGCCATATTGTGCTTTAAGCGCTTTAATATTTCCAAATATATTATATTCTACAAATAGTATGGCTTCGGCAACATTTGGGGGTTTAATTGCTATTATTTTAGCATACAAACGTGTAAATGTTATTATAGTTATATTTGGGGCGATATTTGGAGTATATATCTTCCAAAATTTTTTAACACCAATGTTAAACATATAA
- a CDS encoding MATE family efflux transporter: protein MDFKKLENESINKLIIKYAIPATMGMMVNGIYAIVDGIFVGNYVGYYGIASVAFAWPFLISIYGLGIMFGLGGATLISINLGMKNKDEAEKILSTTFLYMIIVSAIITITGMPITEILLKVIGAEGIYYTEALNYSSIFIYGALITLSTVSFDSLVRNDGFPKKAMYAMATGAVLNIILDGIAIAILGYGIMGAAVATLLSQFVVFIIYLEHFLGGKSNLKLKLFEKLDKTSLNNKYNSKKEEILDYLKNIHTVKKIFLAGFSGFLGEFAFAMLIFVHNIQFLAYGSPLQVSAFGTVSYLSGLAFFIIYGVSIGIQPLISYNYGADKIHRVREIFKKSSLLNLIFGMIIFAIASIFAEPLVQLFNASDTAFVNASAFGLKIHSAYFAIVGITLVCITYFQSVYKYKISILLMLARSTIFLIPLIIILPFKYGLEGIWYAMPIAEYLALVVSLLFVKHHLYDTKKFSKSEIKHVEE from the coding sequence ATGGATTTTAAAAAACTTGAAAACGAGAGTATAAACAAATTAATCATTAAATATGCAATTCCTGCCACAATGGGGATGATGGTCAATGGAATTTACGCCATAGTAGATGGCATATTTGTTGGTAATTATGTTGGTTATTATGGTATTGCAAGCGTAGCTTTTGCCTGGCCATTTTTAATATCAATATATGGTTTAGGTATTATGTTCGGTTTAGGTGGAGCGACTCTAATTTCTATTAATTTAGGAATGAAGAATAAAGATGAAGCTGAGAAAATTCTTTCGACCACCTTTTTGTATATGATAATTGTTTCAGCAATTATCACAATTACGGGAATGCCTATAACAGAGATTTTATTAAAAGTAATTGGTGCAGAAGGCATTTACTACACAGAAGCCTTAAATTACTCGAGTATCTTCATATATGGCGCATTAATTACATTAAGCACAGTATCATTTGACAGTTTAGTTAGGAATGACGGATTCCCAAAAAAAGCAATGTACGCAATGGCTACTGGAGCGGTGTTGAACATAATTTTAGATGGAATTGCCATAGCAATTTTGGGTTATGGAATAATGGGTGCTGCAGTAGCTACATTATTGTCTCAATTTGTGGTATTTATTATATATCTTGAGCACTTTTTGGGTGGTAAATCAAATTTAAAACTAAAATTATTTGAAAAATTAGATAAAACGTCATTAAATAATAAATATAATTCTAAAAAAGAAGAAATACTTGATTATTTAAAAAATATCCACACTGTTAAAAAAATCTTTCTTGCAGGTTTTTCAGGGTTTTTAGGCGAGTTTGCGTTTGCAATGTTAATATTTGTACACAATATTCAGTTTTTAGCGTATGGTAGCCCTTTACAAGTTTCTGCGTTTGGAACGGTTTCTTATCTTTCAGGTTTGGCATTTTTTATAATTTACGGCGTTTCCATAGGTATTCAGCCACTTATAAGTTATAATTATGGTGCAGATAAAATACATAGAGTTAGGGAAATCTTTAAAAAATCTTCTTTATTAAATTTGATATTTGGAATGATAATATTTGCAATTGCAAGTATTTTTGCAGAGCCTTTGGTGCAATTATTTAATGCTTCAGATACTGCATTTGTAAATGCGTCCGCTTTTGGGTTAAAAATACATTCTGCGTATTTTGCAATTGTTGGTATTACTTTAGTATGTATTACGTACTTCCAATCAGTTTATAAATACAAAATATCGATATTATTAATGTTGGCTCGTTCTACGATATTTTTAATACCTTTAATAATCATATTGCCTTTTAAATATGGGTTAGAAGGTATATGGTATGCAATGCCTATTGCAGAGTATCTTGCGTTGGTAGTATCGTTATTATTTGTTAAACATCATCTTTATGATACTAAAAAATTTAGTAAATCTGAGATTAAACACGTTGAAGAGTAA
- a CDS encoding phage distal tail protein, whose amino-acid sequence MTLYYHKEANSNIITVKVPSIPAKGSKTLLITENSEYGSFNSPNDVYNYFWKFSDISALDDWTVVSGSKDNAQFNDGIMELSSVNQFKYALNLPESYRLISRFRPNNIYCSVQLKNEAENDMLQMGDATYNSGNYQEQYYKLGQYTYVPYNLLNSNWYVQEFHLSDSKVCFYADKNPIFEQTILYNVSSLDTLYINSTGSSGLIYIDYIAIAEHFDNIQLSSVKVDNTLEITISNNNDFDLVNYQVDIDVSELNVSSNNLKIEVFEDIVPIIIFNSQQLYTSQDNFDVYAEVYCDNEINSVKVQNNQYEPQNMTKIASSQNTYALNVSLLDSVNNLKVIATNVNGATSNSNIKIVNKLNSVYEDKPVVNIIKNPAIPEITNENYINLKCEITDYDEILYVRAYSNKLSGYIELTKVEGTNTQYTCDIPLFYGDNHINIIASDIESYLGTSETIVISKNDTTPPKIVFDTMDVKCIDESYKARAKVYDDESGLKDVKIVHYGDETQIKYMEYLGNGIYEKLINLIDGENQIRIISSDNNNNELISDVKTIIKENKEIINVIKQELTPQLDIVFEKPINKVVKSDYLIECFINTNLDIDGIYAILNGNSVRLDCMGDKRYGKKVKLKEGLNNLYLQAKGQGLTKNTKKYAIYYSLKNTLKYINNDNEVIIFEKNINFEKIENVDTLIFQNIEGLNCSKMNYETKNSNNGIIINNGTLNPYNLKINGLIISKNPEILEKKISNIFSPTKSGVLYLQYDETYECPCKVCNININSNPSSKTDTVREFSIELMAEKPYWLSSKKVVDFSKGSLGFTYPLSLPLNFGQVNNRKTVLNTGYMETPVYLEINGPTNSVDDCILINNTSNEFIKLCKKLESDESVYINTEPVDVIYWNKTTGERKKAYDYVSIDSKFFNLKTGANDIELITSNPELKINIIYRLRNLTI is encoded by the coding sequence ATGACATTATATTATCATAAAGAGGCAAATAGCAACATTATAACTGTTAAAGTTCCTTCAATTCCTGCGAAGGGTAGTAAAACTTTATTAATAACTGAAAATAGTGAATACGGTAGTTTTAACAGTCCTAATGACGTTTATAATTATTTCTGGAAGTTTTCAGATATTAGTGCACTCGACGATTGGACGGTTGTAAGCGGTTCAAAAGATAATGCACAATTTAACGACGGAATTATGGAATTATCATCAGTTAATCAGTTTAAATACGCCTTAAACCTACCTGAATCCTATCGTTTAATATCTCGATTTAGACCGAATAATATATATTGCAGTGTTCAGCTAAAAAACGAAGCTGAAAACGACATGTTGCAAATGGGGGATGCTACATACAACTCTGGAAATTATCAAGAACAATACTACAAATTAGGTCAATATACGTACGTTCCATATAATTTACTAAATTCTAACTGGTATGTCCAAGAATTTCACCTTTCTGATTCAAAAGTATGTTTTTATGCAGATAAAAATCCCATATTTGAGCAAACTATATTATATAACGTTAGTTCATTAGATACTCTATATATTAACAGTACTGGAAGTAGCGGTTTAATTTACATTGATTATATTGCAATTGCAGAACATTTTGATAATATACAGTTGAGTTCCGTTAAAGTTGATAATACTTTGGAAATTACCATTTCTAACAACAATGACTTTGATTTGGTTAATTATCAGGTTGATATCGATGTATCAGAGTTGAATGTTAGTTCCAATAATTTAAAAATTGAAGTTTTTGAAGATATTGTGCCGATTATTATATTTAACAGTCAACAGCTTTATACAAGCCAGGATAATTTTGACGTTTATGCAGAAGTTTACTGCGATAATGAGATAAACAGTGTAAAAGTGCAAAATAATCAATATGAACCTCAAAATATGACCAAAATAGCAAGTTCACAAAATACATATGCGCTAAACGTATCACTTTTAGATTCAGTTAATAATTTAAAAGTTATTGCCACAAATGTTAATGGTGCGACGTCAAATTCTAATATAAAAATAGTAAATAAGTTAAATTCCGTTTATGAAGATAAACCTGTTGTAAATATTATTAAAAACCCTGCAATTCCTGAAATTACAAATGAAAATTACATTAATTTAAAGTGTGAAATTACAGATTATGACGAAATACTTTATGTTAGGGCATACAGTAATAAATTAAGCGGTTATATTGAATTAACAAAAGTTGAAGGAACTAATACGCAATACACTTGTGATATACCCTTATTTTATGGGGATAACCATATTAATATAATTGCTTCAGATATTGAAAGCTATTTGGGGACTTCCGAAACTATCGTTATTAGTAAAAATGATACCACCCCTCCAAAAATTGTTTTTGATACAATGGACGTCAAATGTATTGATGAATCATATAAAGCCCGTGCTAAAGTTTACGACGATGAAAGCGGGTTAAAAGATGTTAAAATAGTACATTATGGCGATGAAACTCAAATAAAATATATGGAATACCTTGGAAATGGAATATATGAAAAATTAATAAATTTAATAGACGGTGAAAATCAAATAAGAATTATTTCATCGGATAATAACAATAATGAATTAATTTCAGATGTTAAAACAATTATAAAAGAAAATAAAGAGATAATTAATGTAATTAAGCAAGAATTAACGCCCCAGTTGGATATAGTCTTTGAAAAACCGATTAATAAAGTAGTTAAATCAGATTACTTGATAGAATGCTTTATAAATACGAATTTGGATATTGATGGAATTTATGCAATATTAAATGGAAATTCTGTTCGATTAGACTGTATGGGCGATAAAAGATACGGAAAAAAGGTTAAATTAAAGGAAGGATTAAATAATTTATATTTACAAGCTAAAGGACAGGGTTTAACCAAAAATACCAAAAAATACGCAATATATTACTCGTTAAAAAACACTCTGAAATATATAAATAACGATAATGAGGTCATTATTTTTGAAAAAAATATAAATTTTGAAAAAATAGAAAATGTTGATACATTAATATTTCAAAATATAGAAGGTTTAAATTGTTCAAAAATGAATTATGAGACCAAAAATTCAAATAATGGGATAATTATTAACAATGGAACATTAAATCCGTATAATTTAAAAATAAATGGCTTAATAATTTCAAAAAATCCCGAAATACTAGAAAAAAAGATTAGCAATATATTTTCACCGACTAAATCAGGTGTTCTATATTTACAGTACGATGAAACTTATGAATGCCCTTGTAAAGTTTGCAATATTAATATAAACTCTAATCCAAGCTCTAAAACAGATACGGTTCGTGAGTTTTCTATTGAGTTAATGGCTGAAAAACCTTACTGGTTATCGAGTAAAAAAGTCGTAGACTTTTCAAAAGGCTCTTTAGGATTTACCTACCCATTATCATTACCGTTGAATTTTGGACAAGTAAATAACCGTAAAACAGTGTTAAACACAGGATATATGGAAACTCCAGTCTATTTGGAAATTAATGGACCCACGAATAGCGTTGATGACTGCATATTAATCAATAATACGTCTAATGAATTTATAAAATTGTGTAAAAAACTCGAATCTGATGAATCGGTGTATATTAACACTGAACCAGTAGATGTTATATATTGGAATAAAACTACAGGGGAACGTAAAAAAGCTTATGATTATGTTTCAATTGATAGTAAATTTTTTAATTTAAAAACTGGAGCTAATGATATCGAATTGATTACATCAAATCCTGAATTAAAGATTAATATAATATATCGACTTCGAAATTTGACAATATAA